A section of the Desulfobacteraceae bacterium genome encodes:
- a CDS encoding ABC transporter permease encodes MMSSRTVRRFTSAAYITLFFTYLFLPLLFMGIVAFNRSSIPQVTPWEGFTLKWFRHLYADDQLWPALQNSFVVGGAVVAIAVPIGLAGALFLTRLHFRARDVCYALLVSPILTPGIILGISTFLFWDRWFHVSGGLWTAVMGQATFISAYCMLLIMARLQRFDRTQEEAAFDLGGTHLQVFLKITLPFLRPALVSSAVLAFMQSFENYNTTLFAIGFQQTLPIYIGTKLRVFISPAMNALAVIFITLTVAGAVLYEYCRVREGRLKFMRSKKTDAPRHSDPHRRLPSGRPAARRHA; translated from the coding sequence ATGATGTCCAGCCGCACGGTCCGTCGCTTCACCAGCGCCGCCTACATTACCCTGTTCTTCACCTACCTTTTCCTTCCGCTGCTGTTCATGGGCATCGTGGCCTTCAACCGCAGCAGCATCCCCCAGGTTACCCCCTGGGAGGGATTCACCCTGAAATGGTTTCGGCACCTGTATGCCGACGACCAATTGTGGCCGGCCCTGCAAAACAGCTTTGTCGTCGGCGGCGCCGTGGTCGCCATCGCAGTCCCCATCGGGCTGGCGGGCGCGCTGTTTCTGACCCGCCTGCATTTCCGGGCCCGGGACGTCTGCTACGCCCTCCTGGTCTCCCCCATCCTGACGCCGGGCATCATTCTGGGCATCTCGACCTTTCTTTTCTGGGACCGATGGTTCCACGTCAGCGGCGGCCTCTGGACGGCCGTCATGGGACAGGCCACTTTCATCAGCGCCTACTGCATGCTGCTGATTATGGCCCGGTTGCAGCGGTTTGACCGCACCCAGGAGGAGGCCGCCTTTGATTTGGGGGGGACCCATCTGCAGGTCTTTCTAAAAATCACCCTGCCATTCCTCAGGCCGGCCTTGGTATCTTCGGCGGTTCTGGCCTTCATGCAGTCTTTTGAGAACTACAACACCACGCTGTTTGCGATCGGCTTCCAGCAGACCTTGCCCATTTACATCGGCACCAAGCTGCGGGTCTTCATCAGCCCGGCCATGAACGCCCTGGCCGTGATATTTATCACCCTGACCGTTGCCGGAGCCGTGCTCTACGAGTACTGCCGGGTCCGGGAAGGTCGCCTGAAATTCATGCGGAGCAAAAAAACAGATGCCCCACGTCATTCTGATCCTCATCGACGGCTGCCGTCCGGACGCCCTGCAGCGCGGCGCCACGCCTAA
- a CDS encoding alkaline phosphatase family protein: protein MPHVILILIDGCRPDALQRGATPNIDALAAAGAASMSAETVSPSLTLPAHYSLFTSQKPIGHNVLTNTGRPHPSPATAGLFEVAKYNGLFTAAVYSWEHLRNLAPPEALDFVYYLNTLQRADGDLHLARAAAACLVSFKPALLFVYLEGVDQAGHAAGWMSPAYFDALSAADRAVGTLKAALDEAGMTGATHIILQSDHGGSGTHHQEATPENLTIPWIAWGPDVRPGHRIAAPVSILDTAPTIAHLLGIQPHYSWIGQPLSEIMSPRRDGASDEPPRPRVTGDPRAA from the coding sequence ATGCCCCACGTCATTCTGATCCTCATCGACGGCTGCCGTCCGGACGCCCTGCAGCGCGGCGCCACGCCTAACATCGATGCCCTGGCGGCCGCCGGCGCGGCTTCCATGAGCGCTGAAACCGTGTCGCCGTCGCTCACCCTGCCGGCCCATTACTCACTTTTCACCTCTCAGAAGCCCATCGGCCACAATGTGCTGACCAACACCGGCCGGCCCCATCCATCGCCAGCAACCGCCGGCCTTTTCGAGGTGGCCAAGTACAACGGCCTGTTCACCGCGGCGGTCTACAGCTGGGAGCACCTGAGAAACCTCGCGCCCCCCGAAGCCCTGGATTTCGTTTATTACCTCAACACCCTGCAGCGCGCCGATGGCGATCTCCACCTCGCCCGGGCCGCGGCGGCCTGTCTGGTCAGTTTCAAGCCGGCGCTTCTCTTTGTCTACCTCGAGGGCGTCGACCAGGCCGGTCACGCGGCCGGCTGGATGTCGCCGGCCTATTTCGATGCCCTCTCGGCAGCCGACCGGGCCGTCGGCACCCTGAAAGCCGCGCTGGACGAGGCGGGCATGACCGGCGCAACCCACATCATCCTGCAAAGCGACCACGGCGGGTCCGGAACCCACCACCAGGAGGCCACCCCCGAGAACCTGACCATCCCATGGATCGCCTGGGGGCCCGATGTGCGTCCCGGGCACCGCATCGCGGCGCCGGTCAGCATCCTGGATACGGCGCCCACCATCGCCCATCTGCTGGGGATCCAGCCGCATTACAGCTGGATCGGGCAACCGTTGTCCGAAATCATGAGCCCTCGTCGTGACGGGGCCAGCGACGAGCCCCCGCGGCCGCGGGTGACGGGTGACCCCCGGGCCGCCTGA
- a CDS encoding ABC transporter ATP-binding protein, whose product YRQLGLPDPETIGYRYPHQVSGGQLQRAMVAMAMATDPDIIIFDEPTTALDVTTQIEVLAAIKNVIQQLNTAAIYITHDLAVVAQLADRIMVLRHGNLVEEGAAREMLENPQKEYTRRLLSVRGLREDKAQAAADRDVILDVQNVSASYVKGVNIVEDINLRIRRRKTVAVVGESGSGKTTVARVITGLLPAHQGKIVFDGQELSPDLQSRKRESLQRLQMIYQMPDVALNPRQKIRKIIGRPLAFYFGIGGRKALERIQELLRLVELPENYADRYPSELSGGEKQRICIARALAANPDLVICDEITSALDQLVAEGILKLLQNLQNDLGVSYLFITHDLATVKAIADEIVVMLNGRIVEQGAKGEILRPPHHEYTELLLSSVPEMDPDWLDNLLEERTTN is encoded by the coding sequence TATCGGCAGCTTGGCCTGCCGGACCCGGAGACCATCGGCTACCGCTATCCCCACCAGGTCTCCGGGGGGCAGTTGCAGCGCGCCATGGTGGCCATGGCCATGGCCACCGACCCGGATATCATCATCTTCGACGAGCCCACCACGGCTCTGGACGTGACCACCCAGATCGAGGTCCTGGCCGCCATCAAGAACGTCATCCAGCAGCTCAACACGGCCGCCATCTATATCACCCACGATCTGGCGGTGGTGGCTCAGCTGGCCGACCGCATCATGGTCCTGCGCCACGGCAACCTGGTGGAAGAGGGCGCGGCCCGAGAGATGCTGGAAAACCCGCAGAAGGAATACACCCGCCGGCTGCTGTCGGTGCGAGGTCTGCGCGAGGACAAGGCTCAGGCCGCCGCAGACCGCGACGTGATCCTGGACGTTCAGAACGTCTCCGCCAGCTACGTCAAGGGCGTCAACATCGTGGAAGACATCAACCTCAGGATACGACGGCGCAAAACCGTGGCCGTCGTGGGGGAATCCGGCAGCGGCAAGACCACCGTGGCCCGGGTGATCACCGGCCTGCTGCCAGCGCACCAGGGTAAAATCGTTTTTGACGGTCAGGAGCTCTCGCCGGATCTGCAGTCGCGAAAGCGCGAAAGCCTCCAGCGCCTGCAGATGATCTACCAGATGCCGGACGTGGCGCTCAACCCGCGCCAGAAGATCCGCAAGATCATCGGGCGGCCGCTGGCCTTCTACTTCGGCATCGGCGGCCGAAAAGCCCTGGAGCGGATCCAGGAGCTGCTGCGTCTGGTGGAGCTGCCCGAAAACTATGCCGATCGCTACCCCTCGGAGCTTTCCGGGGGCGAAAAGCAGCGTATCTGCATCGCCCGGGCGCTGGCCGCCAACCCCGACCTGGTGATTTGCGACGAGATCACCTCGGCGCTGGACCAGCTGGTGGCCGAGGGCATTCTGAAACTGCTGCAGAACCTTCAGAACGATCTGGGGGTTTCCTATCTTTTCATCACCCACGACCTGGCGACGGTCAAGGCCATCGCCGACGAGATCGTGGTTATGCTAAACGGCCGTATCGTGGAGCAGGGCGCCAAGGGTGAGATCCTCAGGCCGCCTCACCACGAGTACACCGAACTGCTGCTCTCCTCGGTGCCGGAAATGGATCCCGACTGGCTGGACAACCTTCTGGAGGAACGCACCACCAACTGA
- a CDS encoding MBL fold metallo-hydrolase codes for MQIIEDIWQVGGEGLTAPGDAAVYLVRFGPQAALIDAGCGPGHQRLVENVFACLPPGTAVTHLLLTHCHFDHSGGAAVLREHYGCRIIAHAKDAAFLEAGDDRVTAAAWYGARMRPLTVDHRITASRETIAVGDGMLTAHHCPGHSPGSLVFTTRRHGRTVLFAQDVHGPLHPSLLSDAAQYRDSLRYLLELEADILCEGHFGVHQGRVAVKNFIRRYLHATDQGL; via the coding sequence GTGCAAATCATCGAAGATATCTGGCAGGTGGGCGGCGAGGGCCTGACGGCGCCGGGCGATGCGGCCGTCTATCTGGTCCGCTTCGGCCCTCAGGCGGCGCTGATCGACGCCGGCTGCGGGCCGGGCCATCAGCGGCTGGTGGAAAACGTGTTCGCCTGCCTGCCGCCCGGCACGGCTGTTACCCACCTGCTGCTGACCCACTGCCACTTCGACCACAGCGGCGGCGCTGCGGTCCTTCGCGAGCACTACGGCTGCCGCATCATTGCCCACGCCAAAGACGCCGCCTTCCTGGAGGCGGGCGACGACCGGGTCACCGCCGCCGCCTGGTACGGCGCCCGCATGCGGCCGTTGACCGTCGATCACCGGATCACGGCCAGTCGGGAAACCATCGCTGTCGGCGACGGCATGCTGACCGCCCACCACTGCCCCGGCCACTCCCCCGGATCGCTGGTCTTCACCACCCGCCGCCACGGGCGGACCGTGCTCTTTGCCCAGGACGTCCACGGCCCGCTGCACCCCTCCCTGCTTTCGGATGCCGCCCAATACCGCGATTCGCTCCGGTACCTGCTGGAACTGGAAGCCGACATCCTCTGCGAGGGCCACTTCGGCGTCCACCAGGGGCGCGTGGCCGTCAAGAATTTCATTCGCCGCTATCTCCATGCGACCGACCAGGGCCTTTGA
- a CDS encoding GNAT family N-acetyltransferase, whose protein sequence is MPGACARIAALHADYYGRNWGFGAVFKETITDGVTAFLERFDPRRDGFWTVCVKGEVVGAIAIDAIHAESEGAHLRWFILSEDLRGRGLGNRLLSLAIAFCRERGYGRVYLWTFEGLLAARHLYQKYGFRLVEARPGSQWGLEVMEQRFVLDLTVSPPNPP, encoded by the coding sequence GTGCCCGGCGCCTGTGCGCGCATCGCCGCCTTGCATGCGGACTATTACGGCCGCAACTGGGGTTTCGGCGCGGTTTTCAAAGAGACCATCACCGACGGCGTGACCGCTTTCCTGGAGCGCTTCGACCCGCGGCGGGACGGTTTTTGGACGGTCTGCGTGAAGGGGGAGGTGGTGGGGGCCATCGCCATCGATGCTATTCACGCCGAAAGCGAAGGGGCGCACCTGCGCTGGTTTATTCTCAGCGAAGACCTGCGGGGCCGCGGCCTGGGCAACCGCCTGCTCTCCCTGGCGATCGCCTTTTGCCGCGAGCGGGGCTACGGGCGCGTCTACCTGTGGACCTTCGAAGGCCTGCTGGCGGCCCGGCACCTCTATCAAAAATATGGCTTCCGCCTCGTAGAGGCGCGACCGGGCAGCCAGTGGGGCCTGGAGGTGATGGAGCAGCGGTTCGTTCTGGATCTGACGGTCAGCCCGCCCAACCCCCCATAG